The genomic region TTTCAATAATCGCTGTTTTTCCGGTTCCGGGGCCTCCCGTTATTACAATTTTGTCCTGTTTCAATACAAATTGAATATTAAATGGTTTATGGCACAAAAATACACAAACCTGTAACAACCGATCGCAGCATAAAAAACTGCCAAACACTAAAAGCAAAAAATTGTAAAGGTTACTTTATCTTTGCACAAAAGAAGAGCATGGGCAAGGAAAAACCGGAGGAGTTCTATAAAAGGCTAAAAGAACAGTTGGATGAAAGTACCACATGGCCATCTGACTACCTGTATAAATTTATAGTGCCAACGGAAAGTGATAAAATTGGTAAAATTCAAGATATTTTTGATAATACGGGAGCCGTAATCGAATCAAAACAGTCAAAAAAAGGAAAATATACCAGCATATCGGTTACCGTAAACCTTAAAAACCCCGACGAGGTTATCCAAAAATACAAAGAAGTAGGTAAGCTAAAAGGTGTTATATCCCTTTAAAATAGTATATCTACCATAATTTTGTTATTTTGCGGTCATTATTGGACTATACTTCACTATTCCTAAATTTTTAAGCAAAAAACCACAATTTGAATTTAGTAGAAAACCTAGAATACAATACTGAGCGCGAAAAGCTCATTATTCCCGAATATGGGCGTCATTTTCAAAAAATGGTCGATCATGCCGTATCCATCAAAGACGATGAAGAAAGAAATAGAATAGCC from Costertonia aggregata harbors:
- a CDS encoding DUF493 family protein, translating into MGKEKPEEFYKRLKEQLDESTTWPSDYLYKFIVPTESDKIGKIQDIFDNTGAVIESKQSKKGKYTSISVTVNLKNPDEVIQKYKEVGKLKGVISL